The genomic DNA TTCAAAGAACATATTTTCTTCAAGACCTTGCAGTTCTTCCACGGTGGTGACGCCGAATTCTTTTAGGCGGGAAATAACCGATTGCACCAGTTCTTCGGGGGCGGAGGCGCCGGCTGTGACGCCAATAGTTTGCACGCCGTCAAACCAGTTGGCTTGAATGTCATTCGGGTCATCAATCAATTTTGATGCCACACCCATGCGCGAAGCCAGTTCTGCCAATCGGTTAGAGTTCGAGGAATTTTTAGAGCCGACCACGACAACCAAATCCGATTGTTTCGCCAATTCGCGCACCGCCTGTTGACGGTTGGTTGTGGCGTAGCAAATGTCATTTTTATGCGGACCTTGAATCGCAGGATATTTTTCTTTTAAAGCGGTGATAGTCTCCGCCGCGTCATCTAAAGACAGCGTGGTTTGCGTCATAAAAGTTAAATCATCATCCTGCTGCACCGGCAAATGCGCAATGTCTTCCACGCTTTCGATTAAATAAATGCCGCCCTCTTGGTTGCCATATTGCCCCATAGTGCCTTCCACCTCAGGGTGGCCTTTATGCCCGATTAAAATCGCCTTAGTGCCTTTTCGACTGGCGCGGGCCACTTGCATATGCACTTTCGTCACCAATGGGCAAGTGGCGTCAAATACTTTGAGATTGCGGTCTTTGGCTTCTTGACGCACCGCTTGGGACACGCCGTGGGCGGAGAAAATCACAATGGCGCCGTCCGGCACTTCGTTTAATTCTTCCACAAAAATGGCGCCGCGCTCACGCAAGCCGTTCACAACAAAACGGTTATGCACCACTTCATGACGCACATAAATAGGTGCCCCGTGAATTTCTAACGCTAATTCCACAATACTGATCGCACGATCAACGCCGGCGCAGAAACCGCGCGGATTAGCTAAAATAATTTTCATTATTTCTGTTCCTGTTTTTTACCCTGCTTGAATGCGTCTAAAGCAATCAACGCGGCCCCCACACAAATGGCAATATCTGCCACGTTAAACACGGGATAATGCCAATCCCGCCAATAAAAATCGAAGAAATCGATTACATAACCGTTGTAAGCACGATCTACCGCATTCGCCAACGCGCCGCCGATAATCAGCGCATAAGCCGCATTTTGCAATTTCTGACCGACCTCACTTTTCGCCATAAAATAAAGCAACATACAGGAAATCACGACAGCCAAACCGATAAAAAAGAATTTTTGCCAGCCGTCATGCTCTGCCAGAAAACTGAATGCCGCGCCATAATTTCGCACATAAGTAAGATTAAAGACAGGCAGAATGTTCACGCTTTCATACAAATCAAATTTTTGTACTACGATATATTTCGTCAGCAAATCAAGCACAAAAGCCAGTAGGCTAAGCCATAAAAAGGAAAGTCCGGATTTTGGTGTTTTCGTCATAAGTTCGTTAAATAATCTTTATTATAAAAAATAATAAAAGTGCGGTTGATTTTAACCGCACTTTTCCTTATGCGTTACTGCATGATTAAGCGAAATGTCTCACTTCGCCGTTACCTGCAACGTTTTCTACGCAACGCGGGCAAAGTGTCGGATGTTCCGGATTCACGCCGATTTTGTCGGAATAATGCCAGCAACGTGGGCATTTTTCGCCGTGAGAACGTGCTACGCTTACCGCAATCCCCTCTAACTCGCCTGCCGCCACATCCGCCGGTTTATCCGCCAATGCTTTCACTTCCGCTTTTGAGGTAATTAATACGAAACGTAATTCATCGCCTAATTGTTCCAACAAGGTACGATATTCATCGTTAGCGTAAACGGTGACTTCCGCTTCTAAACCGCCACCGATCACTTTGTCGTTACGGGCAATTTCTAATACGCGGTTTACTTCGGAACGTACTTTAATCAGTTGTTGCCAGTAAGCATCATCTAATTTTTCGTTCTCGCCTAAACCAAATAAGCCTTCGTAGAATTCTTCAGTGAAGACGAATTCTGCACGTGTCGTCGCCGTTTGTGGCAAGTAGCCCCAAACTTCATCCGCCGTAAAGGAAAGAATTGGTGCCATCCAACGTACCAACGCTTCGGCAATGTGCCATAATGCTGTTTGGCAACTACGGCGCGCAAGGCTGTCCGCTTTGGTGGTGTATTGACGGTCTTTGATAATATCAAGGTAGAACGAGCCCATTTCCACCGAACAGAAACGCATTAAGCGTTGCACCACGGCGTGGAATTGATAGTTATCATAAGCGTCTTTGATTTCGTTTTGTGCTTCTAATGCACAAGCCACCGCCCAACGATCCAAGCTAATCATCTCTTCCGGTTTCACCGCATCACGTTGTGGGTCAAAACCGTTTAAGTTCGCTAACAAGAAACGTGCCGTGTTACGAATACGACGATAGCTGTCTGCCGCACGTTTTAAGATTTCATCGGAAACGGTCATTTCACCGGTATAGTCGGTAGAAGCCACCCATAAACGTAAAATGTCGCCACCGAATTTATCCATCACTTCTTGTGGCGTCACGATGTTACCGATAGATTTTGACATCTTACGGCCTTGACCATCCACGGTGAAGCCGTGAGTTAATACTTGTTTGTATGGCGCTTTGCTGTCTGTTGCGGTAGAAAGCATTAAAGAAGACATAAACCAACCACGGTGTTGGTCGGAACCTTCTAAATACATATCAATATCTTGACCGTTAAATTCCGGGCGATTCGCCACCACAGAAGAATAGGTTGATCCTGAGTCAAACCATACGTCAAGGGTATCAGGCACTTTGCGATAGGTTTCTGCATCCGCACCTAATAATTCTTTTTCATCTAAATCCCACCATGCTTGAATACCGGCTTTCTCTACACGTTTCGCCACTTCTTCAAGTAGCTCTAAGGTACGCGGATGAAGTTCTTCGGTTTCTTTGTGCACGAATAAGGTCATCGGCACGCCCCAAGTACGTTGACGGGAAATACACCAGTCAGGGCGGTTTTCCACCATTTTTTCGATACGTGCTTGACCCCAATCCGGAATCCAACGAACTTGTTTGATTTCACCTAAGGCTTGTTGGCGTAAACCTTGCGTTTCCATACCGATAAACCATTGTGGTGTTGCACGGAAAATAATCGGGGTTTTATGGCGCCAGCAGTGTGGGTAGCTGTGTTTGATTTTCTCAACTTTTAATAAATTGCCTGTTTCTTGTAATTTTTCAACCACTAATGGATTGGCTTCAAATACGCCTTTGCCGGCAAAGAATTCGGTAGTGGAAATAAATTTACCGTCATTAGACACAAGGCCAGCCATCGGTAAGTCATATTGTTTACCCACGATAAAGTCGTCTAAACCGTGATCCGGTGCGGTATGTACTAAACCGGTACCGCCGTCGGTAGTCACATGATCGCCTAAAATAATCGGCACGGTGAAATTGTAGAACGGGTGATGAAAGCGTAATAACTCGAGATCTTTGCCTTTTGCGGAACCTAAGATTTTCACCTTCTCCACGCCAATCGCTTTCGCCACATCGTCCACCAAATCGGCAGCTAAAATCACGCGCTCGTCGCCTAATTGCACAAGCTGATATTCCAACTCCGCATTCACGGAAATGGCACGGTTGGACGGCATGGTCCAAGGGGTTGTGGTCCAAATCACGGCAGACAGCTTGCCGCTGCCTTTGCCGACGGCGTTAAATTTACCCTCAATTTCCACCGCACTTTCCGCCGGGAAACGCACATAAATGGACGGCGACACGCGGTCTTCATATTCCACTTCCGCTTCCGCCAAAGACGAACCGCAATCCAAGCACCAATGCACCGGCTTGGAGCCTTTATATAAATGCCCGTTGGCGATCACTTTGCCCAGAGTGCGGATAATGTTGGCTTCAGTGTTGAAATTCATGGTCAGATACGGATTATCCCAATCGCCCAACACGCCGAGGCGCACGAAGTCTTTTTTCTGACCTTCCACCTGTTCTGCCGCATATTCACGGCATTTTTGACGAAATTCCGCCGCTGAAATTTTCTCGTTCGGTTTGCCCACTAAGCCTTCTACTTTCAATTCAATCGGCAAGCCGTGGCAGTCCCAACCCGGAATATAAGGAGAATCAAAACCTAATGCGGTTTTGGATTTAACAATAATATCTTTCAGAATTTTATTCACCGCATGGCCGATATGAATGCTACCGTTCGCATACGGAGGGCCATCGTGTAAAATAAAGGACTTTTTGCCTTTTGAGGCTTCACGAATTTTTTGATACAACTGTTTTTCGTACCAGTTTTTTAACATCACAGGCTCGCGTTTGGCTAAATCACCACGCATCGGAAAGCCCGTTTCGGGAAGGTTAAGGGTATTTTTATAATCAGTCATTTTATATTCCAGTGTTATGTAAAAATTAAAATTTGTATTCTAAAAAGTGCGGTCGGTTTTAAAGATGTTTTTCGCCGTTTCCACATCCTTCGCAATTTGATCTTTTAAATCGTCAAAAGACGCAAATTTCATTTCATTGCGGATTTTATGGCATAGCTCGACTTCCAACCATTGTCCATAAATATCGCCTTGAAAATCAAACAAATGCGCTTCTAGTAATTGATTCACACCGTTGATGGTCGGGCGGGTGCCGATGTTCGCGACCCCATTAAAAAACGCGCCGGATTTTAACCGCACTCTAACCGCGTAAACCCCTTTCACCGGATTCACCTGACGATGCAAGCGAATGTTCGCAGTAGGAAAGCCGATGGTGCGACCAAGCTGATTGCCATGAATCACGCGACCTAAAATACGATAAGGACGCCCAAGTAATTTTTCCGCTAACGTTAAATCATCATTTGCCAACGCTTCGCGAATCGCTGTACTGCTGATTCGCAGCTCATCCAAGCAAAAGCTACGGTTATCTTCGACGGTAAAACCAAACTTTTCACCGGCTTGTTGCAACATAGCAAAATTGCCTTGGCGTTTGGCACCGAATTTGAAATCATCGCCGATACTCAAAAACTTAACGTTTAATTTGCGCACCAACCAATCTTCTATAAATTGCTCAGCCGGCATGCCCGCAAAAGTGCGGTCGAATTTTGCCACGATGACAATGTTCACGCCCGCTTGTTTGAGATAATACAATTTGTCACGCAAACGCATTAAGCGCGCGGGGGCTTTGTCACTCAGAAAATATTCTCGCGGCTGGGGTTCAAACAACATAACCGCCATAGGCAAGTTCAGCTCGTCCGCTTTTTGGCGTAAATGGCGCAAAATCGCCTGATGCCCTAAATGCACCCCGTCAAAATTGCCAATTGTCAATGTGCAACCTTGCAAATTGTGCGGTAAATTTCCCAAGCCACGAAAGAGTTGCATTACATCTGTTCCATTAAATTTCAATCAAAAAATATTTCGGTATTATACGCATAAATCCATGCGCCACAAAAACTAATTTGCGGCTAATTAGCCCCGCTTAAATGCTGTTTCCGAATACCCAACAACAGCAACATTCCACCGTAAACTATCGCGGCTAAAACAATCAACCAAGCCAACCAATATACCCGGTTGAAAAAGCTCATGGCATTCCATTCGATCAAGCTTGGGCTGTTATACCAAACCAACAACCCCATCATGGCAGCAGCGCAAAAAACTTTTAGAAAAAACACCGCACTTTGACGGCTGAAATGATAGATATCCGCTTTCGCCAAGCCACGATAAAGCAAGAAAGCGTTTAACGTCGCCGACATGGCAGAGGCAATTGCCAAGCCCACGTAGCTGAAAGGAATTGCTAACAGATTGAATGCCATGTTGCTCACCATGGCGATGATGCCGATTTTCACCGGCGTTTTGGTATCTTGGCGGGCGTAATAACCGTTGGCCAAAATCTTGATTAACATGAAGCTCAGAAGCCCTGCGTTAAAGCCCCACAGGGAATAAGAGGCGGCCTGAACATCGTTAAAGGTAAAGCTACCGCGCATAAACAGCACGAGCAACATCGGTTGCGCCAACACGGCAATGCCGATCATGGCAGGCACGCCGAGCAATAAAATCATGCGTACGCCCCAGTCCATTGTGTTGCGAAAATCCACCGCACTTTTGGCATTATCGTCACGGTTCACATGGTGGCGGGCAAGGGTCGGCAAAATCACCGTAGAAATGGCGATACCGAACAACCCAAGAGGAAACTCTAACAAGCGGTCGGAATAATACAGCCAGCTGATGGAGCCCGTCATTAAGAAACTGGCGATAAAGGTATCAAGCAGCAAGTTGATTTGGCTCACGGAAACACCGAATAAGGCGGGAATCATCAGTGTGCGGATTTTCTTCACGCCTTCGTCATGCCACGCCCATTTGGGTTTTACTAATAATTTGGCTTGATATAAGAAAGGCAGTTGAAACAAAAATTGTAATAAACCGCCGAGAAAGATCCCGATAGCCAAGCCTAAATCCGGATTTTCCAACTGCGGTGCCAGCCAAAGTGCGGTGGCAATCATGGCAATATTGAGTAACACCGGCGAGAACGACATCACGCCGAATTTGCCGATGGTATTGAGAATCGCACCGGACAGCGCAACGAAGGTCACGAACCATAAATAAGGAAAGGTGATTTTGAGCAACAACGAGGCTTGCGTGAATTTTTCCGCATTTGGCCCGTCATTCAACCAATCCACAAACCAACCTGTTCCGAAAATGGCCGCAACCACCGGCGAGCCGATCATCGCTAATAACGTAACGACCGTGACCAAGCCTCCTAAGGTGCCCGACACTTTGCCGATAAATTCACGGGTTTTGGATAAATCACCGGATTTTTGATACTCCGCCAATACCGGCACAAACGCTTGTGAAAACGCCCCTTCGGCGAATAATCGACGGAGAAAATTAGGAATACGATTAGCGAACAAAAACACATCCGCCGCTGCACCGGCACCGATTAAATTGGCAATCACTACATCGCGAACTAACCCCAATACACGGGATACCAACGTCATGGCGCTCACGATAATGCCCGATTTTAATAACCTCTTACTCAAAATACTGCACTCTATAAAAATAAAATTTGCCTAATTGTATAGAAATTTCGTTTTTACGCTATATTCTAAGGGAAAAAACTGTTAAAATCCCGCGCACATCGTTTGGTGAGCCTATTTAGAAAGAGCTTGTTAAGAATAACGATGCCTACTTCGGTTGTGTCTCACCGAAATCAACACAAAATTCCCGTTGACAAATGTATAAGAAATCGGCATATTTACGCCCCTATTTTGTCACTATTAACTAACAGAAATTTTTAGGAGTTTGACCTTGGCTAATATCAAGTCAGCAAAAAAACGTGCGGTTCAATCTGAAAAACGCCGTCAACACAACGCAAGCCAACGCTCTATGATGCGTACTTACATCAAAAAAGTTTATGCTCAAGTAGCAGCGGGCGAGAAAGTAGCAGCTGAAGCAGCATTCGTTGAAATGCAAAAAGTTGTTGACCGCATGGCTTCTAAAGGCTTAATCCACGCTAACAAAGCAGCCAACCACAAATCTAAATTAGCTGCACAAATCAAAAAATTAGCCTAATTTTTGCCTTATTATTTAAAGAGAAACCGCTCAAATGAGCGGTTTTTTGTTTTCATTGAAATGGTAAAAATGTCGGTAAAAATCACCGCACTTTGCCTATCTCACTCTCCTACGCCGCTGATGAAATAATTTACTTCTCGATTGCGTGGTCTTATTTCTCAATACAGGCGTTTTTTCTACCACATGAATACGGCTACGGCGGTAGTGGCTGAGGAAATAATGCAGACTGCTGGCAAACAACACGCCCACTAAAAACACAATAATAATTTCACCATATAAACGATGAAAAATCTGATTAATTTTGCTTTTTGTCGATTGCCCGTATTTAGCATCAAAAGTCATGCGTAGAAAGCCTTCTACACCGTTAGACGAATAAATCGGTTCGACGATTTGTTGTGAGTCTGCCTCTTTGTCTTCCTGTTTATCTAGTCCCAATAAACTTCGCATATCAGGGGAATTCGTACTTTGCGCCAATAATTCACCATTACGCGCATAAAGTGCGGCATCCAACACAAATTCTTCTTTTACAAAGTTATCCAAATTTTCCACCAGTCGTTCGGTTTTCGCGTTATTGACCAATAACATCGAGAACAAACTGGCTTGTTGACGCGTCAGTAAATGGGATACATTCGCCACTTGGTTTACGCTAGAAAGTTGTGAACCGATTTTGAACTGTTTTACGCCAAATAAAATGACTGCCATGATGCCCGCGCATAACAAAACAATGCCGAAGAACATCATAAATTTAATCATTTTTTCTTTTACTAAATGCAAGTTATTTTCCCCAAAAGTGAATAAGTAAGCTAGAATAAACCGCCTTTTGAAAACCGCTACAATTTACAGGATTTTTATGCAAACACAAAATCTGACAGACATCCTCAATCACTTTCCATCTCTCCCGGCACCATTGCTTGCCGACCAACCTTGTGAGTCGGCGCAGGCGTTTATTCTCTACTCCGACAACCTAAATCTCTCAAAGTTACAGACTTTTCAGCAAAAGTGCGGTGAAAATTTTTTGTGTTTTGCCGCTTGGAATGTGTTGCATAACACCGTGGTGTTGCTCAAAGGCGAGTGGAAATCGGAATGGATTGGTATTGCCCATGAATTAGCACTGGATATTGCGCCGCTAAACTTTTACGCCAGTTTGAAGCAAGCGGGATTATTGGTGATGGACATGGATTCCACCGCCATCCAAATTGAATGTATCGATGAAATCGCCAAACTTGCCGGCACCGGCGATATGGTTTCCGCCATTACGGAACGCGCCATGCGTGGTGAACTCGATTTTAGTCAAAGCCTGCGCCAACGGGTTGCTACCTTAAAAGATGCACCGGAAGGCATTTTGCAAGAGGTCAAACAACATTTACCGCTGATGCCGGGATTGGTCGAAACGGTCAAAGAACTCAAAAATCACGGCTGGAAAGTAGCCATTGCTTCCGGTGGATTTACCTATTTTGCCGAAGTATTACAACAAAAACTCGGCTTAGATTTTATTGCCGCCAATCAATTCGAGATTATTGACGGCAAACTTACAGGCAACGTACAAGGCACCATTGTGGATGCGCAATACAAAGCGCAAACCTTACAACAGTTGGCACAACAATTTAACATTGCCATAGAAAACACCGTTGCCATCGGCGACGGCGCCAATGATCTCGCCATGATGCAAGTTGCCGATGTCGGCGTGGCTTATCACGCTAAACCAAAAGTACAACAATTGGCGCAAGTTATCGTCAATTTCACCGATTTAACCGCACTTTTATGTATTTTAAGTGCAAACGACAAAATTAAATAAGGAGAAAACCATGCCATCATTCGACATTGTTTCCGAAATCAGCGGACACGAAATCCGCAACGCCGTGGAAAACGCCAACCGCGAACTCACCAACCGTTGGGACTTCCGTAACGTACAAGCCGCAATTGAATTTAACGAAAAAAATGAAAGCATTAAAGTGAGCAGCGAATCGGATTTCCAAGTGGAGCAACTCATCGACATCTTACGTAACGCGTGTATTAAACGTAACATCGAATCCACTTCCTTGGATATTCCTGCCGACTATGAACACAGCGGCAAAACGTACAGCAAAGAAATCAAGCTGAAACAAGGCATTGAAACCGACATGGCGAAAAAGATCACCAAGCTGATCAAAGATTCCAAAATCAAAGTCCAAAGCCAAATCCAAGGCGAGCAAGTCCGTGTTACCGGTAAATCCCGCGATGATTTACAAGCCGTGATTCAACTCGTCAAAACCGCCGAACTGGGACAACCATTCCAATTCAATAATTTCCGCGATTAAAAACGCGTTCAAAAACGACCGCACTTTAGATAATTAAAGTGCGGTTTCCTCTTCCCTTCATTGAGAAAAAACCGACTTTCCGCTACAATACGCCACTATTTTTATTCACGTAAACAGACTATGTCAGAAATTAAGTTAATCGTTGGGCTTGGCAATCCCGGCGATAAATACGCAGACACCCGCCACAATGCCGGAGAATGGTTAATTGCACGCTTAGCACGGCGGTTTGATGTCACATTAAATGCGGAGAATAAGTTTTCCGGTTATGTGGGAAAAACACTGATTAATAGCAAAGAAATCCGCTTTTTGGTGCCGATGACATTTATGAATTTAAGCGGCAAAGCGGTAGGCGCATTGGCGAATTTTTATCGTATCAAGCCGGAAGAAATTTTAGTCCTGCATGATGAGTTAGATTTACCGCCCGGTAGCGTTAAACTGAAATTAGGCGGCGGACATGGCGGACACAACGGCTTAAAAGATATTGTCGCCGCATTGGGCAATAACAATAATTTTTATCGTCTGCGCATTGGGATTGGTCACCCGGGACATCGTGATTTGGTGGCGGGTTATGTGTTAAACAAACCGTCCCCCAGTGAGCGCGAAGCACTTGAAAAAGCCTTGGATGAAGCCGCAAATTGCGTGGAACTGCTTTTCAAAGACGGCATCGTCAAAGCCACTAATCGACTGAATAGTTTTAAAATTTAGGGGAAAAACCATGAAAAAAAGTACTTTAGTCATCATCGCAAGCATTGTTATATCAGGATGTTCTGCCAAAGCGGTACTTGTTCAGAAAAAGGTTAATTACAACCCGAAAGAAGAAGCTCGAGTTCGTGTATATCAATCTAATGGAAATGGAACAACCAAAGTTGTTAGTGATCTAACGTGCAAAGATGTACAAAACGATAGAAAAAAAGCCGTCAGCCAAAACCCTTTCCATCGTGACAATAGACATAATGGTTTACCAAAAAGAACCTTAAAAAGCGTGAGTGTAGGCATTCCCCTCACAGAACAAAGCGCAAAAGCACTAGAACGTTCAAGCTATTTTGAGACGGATTCTTTTATTGAGCAAGTCATTCCTGCCAACGTGCCCACCATTATACGAGGAAGCGAGTATTTCGTCGCCAGCTGTCAAATTATTGGAGAATTCACTCCTCAAGCGGGAAAAGACTATGAAATTCAATACGGTTCTGACAGCAAATATTGCAGAATGTTTATTCATGAGATCGAGCCATTATCAAATCAAAAAGATACAAAAATTCAAGCACATCTAGGAAAAGAAGTTCGATACAAAAAATGCGATCTTCACTAATATTTAAGTCAAAATAGGAAAAATTATGGGATTCAAATGTGGTATCGTGGGCCTGCCGAATGTGGGCAAATCCACACTTTTCAACGCCTTAACCAAAGCCGGCATTGAAGCGGCAAACTATCCGTTTTGCACCATTGAGCCAAATACCGGCGTGGTGCCAATGCCGGATCCGCGTTTAGACGCCTTAGCAGAAATCGTCAAACCTGAACGCGTATTGCCAACCACCATGGAATTTGTGGATATTGCAGGTTTGGTGGCCGGTGCAAGTAAAGGCGAAGGTTTGGGCAACAAATTCTTAGCCAATATCCGTGAAACGGACGCCATCGGCCATGTCGTACGTTGTTTTGAAAACGATGACATCGTACACGTTGCGGGCAAGATCGATCCGTTAAATGATATTGAAACCATCAACACCGAACTGGCGTTAGCCGATTTAGACAGCTGTGAACGCGCCATTCAACGTTTACAAAAACGTGCTAAAGGCGGCGATAAAGACGCGAAATTCGAGCTTTCCGTGATGGAAAAAATCTTACCGGTACTTTCTGAAGCGGGCATGATTCGTTCTGTGCCGTTAGACAAAGACGAGTTATTGGCAATCAAAAGCTACAATTTCTTAACCTTAAAACCGACCATGTACATCGCTAACGTGAACGAAGACGGTTTTGAAAATAACCCATACCTCGATAAAGTCCGCGAATTTGCCGAAAAAGAAGGCTCTGTCGTGGTGCCGGTGTGTGCCGCAATTGAAGCGGAAATCGCTGAATTGGATGATGATGAAAAGCTCGAGTTCTTACAAGATCTCGGCATTGAAGAGCCGGGCTTAAACCGTGTCATTCGTGCCGGTTATGCT from Aggregatibacter aphrophilus ATCC 33389 includes the following:
- the ispH gene encoding 4-hydroxy-3-methylbut-2-enyl diphosphate reductase, whose product is MKIILANPRGFCAGVDRAISIVELALEIHGAPIYVRHEVVHNRFVVNGLRERGAIFVEELNEVPDGAIVIFSAHGVSQAVRQEAKDRNLKVFDATCPLVTKVHMQVARASRKGTKAILIGHKGHPEVEGTMGQYGNQEGGIYLIESVEDIAHLPVQQDDDLTFMTQTTLSLDDAAETITALKEKYPAIQGPHKNDICYATTNRQQAVRELAKQSDLVVVVGSKNSSNSNRLAELASRMGVASKLIDDPNDIQANWFDGVQTIGVTAGASAPEELVQSVISRLKEFGVTTVEELQGLEENMFFEVPKELRVKEMN
- the lspA gene encoding signal peptidase II, with the translated sequence MTKTPKSGLSFLWLSLLAFVLDLLTKYIVVQKFDLYESVNILPVFNLTYVRNYGAAFSFLAEHDGWQKFFFIGLAVVISCMLLYFMAKSEVGQKLQNAAYALIIGGALANAVDRAYNGYVIDFFDFYWRDWHYPVFNVADIAICVGAALIALDAFKQGKKQEQK
- the ileS gene encoding isoleucine--tRNA ligase codes for the protein MTDYKNTLNLPETGFPMRGDLAKREPVMLKNWYEKQLYQKIREASKGKKSFILHDGPPYANGSIHIGHAVNKILKDIIVKSKTALGFDSPYIPGWDCHGLPIELKVEGLVGKPNEKISAAEFRQKCREYAAEQVEGQKKDFVRLGVLGDWDNPYLTMNFNTEANIIRTLGKVIANGHLYKGSKPVHWCLDCGSSLAEAEVEYEDRVSPSIYVRFPAESAVEIEGKFNAVGKGSGKLSAVIWTTTPWTMPSNRAISVNAELEYQLVQLGDERVILAADLVDDVAKAIGVEKVKILGSAKGKDLELLRFHHPFYNFTVPIILGDHVTTDGGTGLVHTAPDHGLDDFIVGKQYDLPMAGLVSNDGKFISTTEFFAGKGVFEANPLVVEKLQETGNLLKVEKIKHSYPHCWRHKTPIIFRATPQWFIGMETQGLRQQALGEIKQVRWIPDWGQARIEKMVENRPDWCISRQRTWGVPMTLFVHKETEELHPRTLELLEEVAKRVEKAGIQAWWDLDEKELLGADAETYRKVPDTLDVWFDSGSTYSSVVANRPEFNGQDIDMYLEGSDQHRGWFMSSLMLSTATDSKAPYKQVLTHGFTVDGQGRKMSKSIGNIVTPQEVMDKFGGDILRLWVASTDYTGEMTVSDEILKRAADSYRRIRNTARFLLANLNGFDPQRDAVKPEEMISLDRWAVACALEAQNEIKDAYDNYQFHAVVQRLMRFCSVEMGSFYLDIIKDRQYTTKADSLARRSCQTALWHIAEALVRWMAPILSFTADEVWGYLPQTATTRAEFVFTEEFYEGLFGLGENEKLDDAYWQQLIKVRSEVNRVLEIARNDKVIGGGLEAEVTVYANDEYRTLLEQLGDELRFVLITSKAEVKALADKPADVAAGELEGIAVSVARSHGEKCPRCWHYSDKIGVNPEHPTLCPRCVENVAGNGEVRHFA
- the ribF gene encoding bifunctional riboflavin kinase/FAD synthetase gives rise to the protein MQLFRGLGNLPHNLQGCTLTIGNFDGVHLGHQAILRHLRQKADELNLPMAVMLFEPQPREYFLSDKAPARLMRLRDKLYYLKQAGVNIVIVAKFDRTFAGMPAEQFIEDWLVRKLNVKFLSIGDDFKFGAKRQGNFAMLQQAGEKFGFTVEDNRSFCLDELRISSTAIREALANDDLTLAEKLLGRPYRILGRVIHGNQLGRTIGFPTANIRLHRQVNPVKGVYAVRVRLKSGAFFNGVANIGTRPTINGVNQLLEAHLFDFQGDIYGQWLEVELCHKIRNEMKFASFDDLKDQIAKDVETAKNIFKTDRTF
- the murJ gene encoding murein biosynthesis integral membrane protein MurJ; protein product: MSKRLLKSGIIVSAMTLVSRVLGLVRDVVIANLIGAGAAADVFLFANRIPNFLRRLFAEGAFSQAFVPVLAEYQKSGDLSKTREFIGKVSGTLGGLVTVVTLLAMIGSPVVAAIFGTGWFVDWLNDGPNAEKFTQASLLLKITFPYLWFVTFVALSGAILNTIGKFGVMSFSPVLLNIAMIATALWLAPQLENPDLGLAIGIFLGGLLQFLFQLPFLYQAKLLVKPKWAWHDEGVKKIRTLMIPALFGVSVSQINLLLDTFIASFLMTGSISWLYYSDRLLEFPLGLFGIAISTVILPTLARHHVNRDDNAKSAVDFRNTMDWGVRMILLLGVPAMIGIAVLAQPMLLVLFMRGSFTFNDVQAASYSLWGFNAGLLSFMLIKILANGYYARQDTKTPVKIGIIAMVSNMAFNLLAIPFSYVGLAIASAMSATLNAFLLYRGLAKADIYHFSRQSAVFFLKVFCAAAMMGLLVWYNSPSLIEWNAMSFFNRVYWLAWLIVLAAIVYGGMLLLLGIRKQHLSGAN
- the rpsT gene encoding 30S ribosomal protein S20, whose translation is MANIKSAKKRAVQSEKRRQHNASQRSMMRTYIKKVYAQVAAGEKVAAEAAFVEMQKVVDRMASKGLIHANKAANHKSKLAAQIKKLA
- a CDS encoding YtjB family periplasmic protein, which produces MHLVKEKMIKFMMFFGIVLLCAGIMAVILFGVKQFKIGSQLSSVNQVANVSHLLTRQQASLFSMLLVNNAKTERLVENLDNFVKEEFVLDAALYARNGELLAQSTNSPDMRSLLGLDKQEDKEADSQQIVEPIYSSNGVEGFLRMTFDAKYGQSTKSKINQIFHRLYGEIIIVFLVGVLFASSLHYFLSHYRRSRIHVVEKTPVLRNKTTQSRSKLFHQRRRRVR
- the serB gene encoding phosphoserine phosphatase — translated: MQTQNLTDILNHFPSLPAPLLADQPCESAQAFILYSDNLNLSKLQTFQQKCGENFLCFAAWNVLHNTVVLLKGEWKSEWIGIAHELALDIAPLNFYASLKQAGLLVMDMDSTAIQIECIDEIAKLAGTGDMVSAITERAMRGELDFSQSLRQRVATLKDAPEGILQEVKQHLPLMPGLVETVKELKNHGWKVAIASGGFTYFAEVLQQKLGLDFIAANQFEIIDGKLTGNVQGTIVDAQYKAQTLQQLAQQFNIAIENTVAIGDGANDLAMMQVADVGVAYHAKPKVQQLAQVIVNFTDLTALLCILSANDKIK
- a CDS encoding YajQ family cyclic di-GMP-binding protein, with the protein product MPSFDIVSEISGHEIRNAVENANRELTNRWDFRNVQAAIEFNEKNESIKVSSESDFQVEQLIDILRNACIKRNIESTSLDIPADYEHSGKTYSKEIKLKQGIETDMAKKITKLIKDSKIKVQSQIQGEQVRVTGKSRDDLQAVIQLVKTAELGQPFQFNNFRD
- the pth gene encoding aminoacyl-tRNA hydrolase — translated: MSEIKLIVGLGNPGDKYADTRHNAGEWLIARLARRFDVTLNAENKFSGYVGKTLINSKEIRFLVPMTFMNLSGKAVGALANFYRIKPEEILVLHDELDLPPGSVKLKLGGGHGGHNGLKDIVAALGNNNNFYRLRIGIGHPGHRDLVAGYVLNKPSPSEREALEKALDEAANCVELLFKDGIVKATNRLNSFKI